The genomic interval TGGTGCGAGGAGAGAACATCGCAGCTCATAGCTGAAATATTTACCAGAGATTTGCTAACTTTTCGTCACAAAGACAACTTGCTACATCAAAAACGTTATCAAGAAAGCACGTaaggtttccaggcaaccaaaacatggcaCTGGGTAGTATGGAGTTCTCGCATGCCCGGAGGGTGGTTTATTATTTGTACTCCCCTGCTTTAGATAGTAGGCAGAATCAAGGAACTGTACAAAGTTATCTGCCAACATCAGTTATACAGAATCCCACTTGAATTTACTAGAGGTTACACAGAGTGCACTTTGTTGATGCTGTGTTgtgggcttgtgtgtgtgtatcttacGTTGCTGTGGGGGATGTAGGGTGGTTCGGCATAACCCCTCAGGTTGTAAAGCCCTGcttgctgctgctgttcctCCAGCTTCAGAGACTCGatctctgacttcagctctttCAGCTGGTCCTGCAAGTGCTTGCTCTTCTCCATGTACTCTAACCTGGTaggcatgcacgcacacacacaagtttgtATCCCACAATAAATAACCAATATAAATGATCTCATTACAATGCTTGCACCATAAGCAGGTACATGTACTCAAATAAGGAGCAGTAAATGGTCAGGTTTTCCTATGATACATTAAAATGTTGCAACGTTACAAAAGCACATTTGCACCGTTCACGTTCGATTTCCATGGATAGTCTCTTCATGTCCGAGTCTTTGAAGTCCAGTCGGTATGAGGCGGCCATGTCCGGCTGTATCTCCGTACTGTCAGGGCCGGGTGGGGGTGGAGGACTGGAATATGCAGCTATCAACTGAAAAACAGCAAGatacacaaaaaatattttaatttgaatcaCTGAATTTGGGTATTTACTAACAAGGAAAACCTCATACTGAATTAGGGCCGGACCTCTATGAATTTAACTGACAATTCTGATAACACACTGTAACTTCTACCAGGAAAAGCACacggaaaatgaataaatgaattcttATTCACAAATTCTGATCACAGATAATACTAACAGTCCAAAATTGGGCAGTCAGAGTGTATCAGACATAATACATAATTATGAGTTAAATTAATAGGATTGCTTCAAACAACAGAAATAGCTATGGAAATAACAAAACATGATGATGTgtactgttacaggaaaataacctTAATATAGTTAAAAGTAACCTTAATATCAGCCTATTTTATTAGCCATCTGTTAGACTTTACTTTGCATATTTAGAAATAGcagcaaaaataaactaaagaaaATCTAAGAAATCTAAAGCTAATGTCAGTTTTACTGGGTATGTTGTTTTGGTGATCTCTATCAGCTTCTGCTTGGCTCTGCGTTCTGCATCTTTGGCCTCGTTCAGATCCTGTTTTAGATGGTCAGCCTCCTTTGACCTGGAAAGCAAAATGAAAGACTGACTTACTCTTGGGTGTTCTGCGCACACAAGCCGAATGAAAATGCAGAGAAAGTTCTGAAAGAAGACCTCCTCTCTGACTGCTCCACCAGTTTTACAGCTAGCTGCTCCGCCTCCCTCATCTTCTGCTCCATTAGCCTGTGCTCCTCTTTAGTCTTGAGGGCCGTGACCTCcagcctctgtctctcttgctctgctTCGGCTGCTTTGTGAGCCAGCAACTTTGCCTCCTCCTCAGCAATCTGGGCCTTCTCCGCCAGCAAGTCGGCCGTCTCCTCAGAGCGCAGCTATAGTAGGAGGAAGGAGGAAGATAAGACAGTCTGACAAACATGCACATACAACATCATTGAGATTCTGTATGTACTGTAGACCAGAGCTGCAAGAAAAACTATATTCCACCAGatacaaaatgtagaaaactgtgtaaattacatttttttctaccATTTACTCAAAGCTCTCTATACAGAGGTATCATCTAAGTACATTGCATTgaattactttctttacttgcCAAGTTTCTCACCAGAGCTTCATTAGCCATACGAGCCTCATCCTGAAGCTGAAAGAGTCTACGCTCCATGTCCTCTTTAGCCCGCTCCGCATCCTCCCTCAGCTGCTTCTCCCGTGCTAGAATCTGACGTTCCATCTAGTACAATTAAGAAAcccacaaaattaaaatgaatttgaaaAGCTATTTTACCAAAACCAACACCAGAAAACAAGAGCTCTGGAGAGATCTGGCAACTAACcacagtataataaataaatttaagacTTTATATATGCTCCAATGAAATACAAGAAGCAGACCTTTTTCCTAGCCTTCTCTTCCTTGGCCTGAGCCTTCATCTGCTGCACTTCAATGGAGTCCACCTTCCTACGCCTCATGAACAGATCATGGTTCCCAATACACAGCTGTAAGATCTTAGAAATGCAAAATAGGAAACAGTTAAGATAATATTTCTtagaaatatgtttatatatatatatatatatatatatatatatatatatatatatatatatatatatatagatagatagatagatagatagataataaaATGTactataaacaatatttatacAGAACAGATAACTTACCAACTTATTCACTCTGAGTTGTGAAGAATAGAATTTAAAGACGTCCTTCTTTTTGTCCAGTGGCTTAATAGTAAACTGTTTGCACAACACAAACAAGATTTTAGAGTTCTATTGGGAAATACAGCACTGTGCAAAGgccttaggcaccctatttgtacaaactttgttatagattttcattttacattttgaaagattagttttccagcacaaaattaaatgttacagaaaatggcACAAATTgtacataaaacaataaatggcacaaattgtacctgagactactctttacaaaaattattattttgtcttctgggaaacatgcaaatatcttctgtagcttctgaagggcagtatgaaaaaaaaaaaaaccaagagctttaatttacactgatcatcctgttcaaaagtttacaccctcttaatgcatcatgttgccttcttgagcaccAGTGAATATTTGCACTTTTTGcaatagttgtgtatgaatcCCTCAACCGTcctaagtgtgaaaagatggagctcaacatcatatagccgctgttggaaaggggtcaaatatgcagaaaatgctggaaaagcaacGAATGTGCAGGTCCTGGacgatttttctgaagaacagtgggcagtttaactgatcaggacaaacaagggactcatgaacaactatcacaacgTAACGACATACAGTATTAAGAATTGAGCgtatgtaaatttttttatttgtgtaaattcagtcattattgtgtcttgtggactatatgtaaacatctcttatgtgaaatagattattcagggctgtactaaataaaaaaaaacaacatgcaattttaatgaattctcttatttcttttcaattattaatattttgcagattctgcaaggggtatgtaaacttatgagcacaactgtataatGCTTAATCTGCTATGCTCTGGCACAAAAGCACTAAACCATGTAGAGATTTAGTTCGGCATGTTTTTGTGGAACTGGTCCAATCCAATACCTCTTTCTCACTGTAGGAGATGTTACGGATACCGCTCCAGGGGAAGGACTTCTGGGGATTCAGTTTGCTATTGGGGCTGTAGATATGAAGTCCCTGTGCATCGACACCAAGCAGGAGCTCCTTGTCTCTCTTATTTTGCTgaaaaaaccacaacaacttACGCTTCTATCTCTGTTTATTATAGACACATTCAACATCTAACAAAATATTAGATAAGATGATGACTTACTGTGATTGAAAAATAGCTAACGCCATACATGTCGAGATCCTGGGCTATTTTCAGATACTCCATTTCCGCTTCATCCCTGAAAAATATATGATTAGACaaatttaccatttattttgttttttggtttctgCTGAGTGTGAATAAAGGCACTAGAAGTCTATTAAGACgtgcctttttatttatttatcctatattttattattcagaactTTATGGTTTACCAGTTActaatattacaaataatatGTGAATGCAATGATATTTAATAGGTACAGTTTTGTAAAACCTGTTTTTTTCAGATGTACTGGCTGTAAGAATACTCTCCCCTAGAAGCTCAAGCtaaacatcattattattattatattattctgCCCTATGTATTGTAAGGGGAGATCTGAAATTCAGCCAAACAGGGAGTTAAAAAACTCATCACCATGAACAAAATATGATATTGAATATAATGAGCGTGTTTGAGTCAATCCTGAACATTTGTCTTTTCCAAA from Ictalurus furcatus strain D&B chromosome 18, Billie_1.0, whole genome shotgun sequence carries:
- the nf2b gene encoding NF2, moesin-ezrin-radixin like (MERLIN) tumor suppressor b isoform X4 gives rise to the protein MSILGLKKKQPKTFKVKVSTMDAEMEFSCEVKWKGKDLFDLVCRTIGLRETWFFGLRYTVKDTHAWLKPDKRVLDQDVPTDSPITFHFLAKFFPEKVEEELVQEITQHLFFLQVKKQILDEEIFCSPEASVLLASYAVQAKYGDYDPNFHKPGFLAQDELLPKRVLMQYQMTPEMWEEKITAWYAEHRNIARDEAEMEYLKIAQDLDMYGVSYFSITQNKRDKELLLGVDAQGLHIYSPNSKLNPQKSFPWSGIRNISYSEKEFTIKPLDKKKDVFKFYSSQLRVNKLILQLCIGNHDLFMRRRKVDSIEVQQMKAQAKEEKARKKMERQILAREKQLREDAERAKEDMERRLFQLQDEARMANEALLRSEETADLLAEKAQIAEEEAKLLAHKAAEAEQERQRLEVTALKTKEEHRLMEQKMREAEQLAVKLVEQSERRSKEADHLKQDLNEAKDAERRAKQKLIEITKTTYPLIAAYSSPPPPPGPDSTEIQPDMAASYRLDFKDSDMKRLSMEIERERLEYMEKSKHLQDQLKELKSEIESLKLEEQQQQAGLYNLRGYAEPPYIPHSNRNSAYMTQMAFFEEV
- the nf2b gene encoding NF2, moesin-ezrin-radixin like (MERLIN) tumor suppressor b isoform X1, encoding MSILGLKKKQPKTFKVKVSTMDAEMEFSCEVKWKGKDLFDLVCRTIGLRETWFFGLRYTVKDTHAWLKPDKRVLDQDVPTDSPITFHFLAKFFPEKVEEELVQEITQHLFFLQVKKQILDEEIFCSPEASVLLASYAVQAKYGDYDPNFHKPGFLAQDELLPKRVLMQYQMTPEMWEEKITAWYAEHRNIARDEAEMEYLKIAQDLDMYGVSYFSITQNKRDKELLLGVDAQGLHIYSPNSKLNPQKSFPWSGIRNISYSEKEFTIKPLDKKKDVFKFYSSQLRVNKLILQLCIGNHDLFMRRRKVDSIEVQQMKAQAKEEKARKKMERQILAREKQLREDAERAKEDMERRLFQLQDEARMANEALVRNLLRSEETADLLAEKAQIAEEEAKLLAHKAAEAEQERQRLEVTALKTKEEHRLMEQKMREAEQLAVKLVEQSERRSKEADHLKQDLNEAKDAERRAKQKLIEITKTTYPLIAAYSSPPPPPGPDSTEIQPDMAASYRLDFKDSDMKRLSMEIERERLEYMEKSKHLQDQLKELKSEIESLKLEEQQQQAGLYNLRGYAEPPYIPHSNVRYTHTSPQHSINKVHSV
- the nf2b gene encoding NF2, moesin-ezrin-radixin like (MERLIN) tumor suppressor b isoform X3, with amino-acid sequence MSILGLKKKQPKTFKVKVSTMDAEMEFSCEVKWKGKDLFDLVCRTIGLRETWFFGLRYTVKDTHAWLKPDKRVLDQDVPTDSPITFHFLAKFFPEKVEEELVQEITQHLFFLQVKKQILDEEIFCSPEASVLLASYAVQAKYGDYDPNFHKPGFLAQDELLPKRVLMQYQMTPEMWEEKITAWYAEHRNIARDEAEMEYLKIAQDLDMYGVSYFSITQNKRDKELLLGVDAQGLHIYSPNSKLNPQKSFPWSGIRNISYSEKEFTIKPLDKKKDVFKFYSSQLRVNKLILQLCIGNHDLFMRRRKVDSIEVQQMKAQAKEEKARKKMERQILAREKQLREDAERAKEDMERRLFQLQDEARMANEALLRSEETADLLAEKAQIAEEEAKLLAHKAAEAEQERQRLEVTALKTKEEHRLMEQKMREAEQLAVKLVEQSERRSKEADHLKQDLNEAKDAERRAKQKLIEITKTTYPLIAAYSSPPPPPGPDSTEIQPDMAASYRLDFKDSDMKRLSMEIERERLEYMEKSKHLQDQLKELKSEIESLKLEEQQQQAGLYNLRGYAEPPYIPHSNVRYTHTSPQHSINKVHSV
- the nf2b gene encoding NF2, moesin-ezrin-radixin like (MERLIN) tumor suppressor b isoform X2; amino-acid sequence: MSILGLKKKQPKTFKVKVSTMDAEMEFSCEVKWKGKDLFDLVCRTIGLRETWFFGLRYTVKDTHAWLKPDKRVLDQDVPTDSPITFHFLAKFFPEKVEEELVQEITQHLFFLQVKKQILDEEIFCSPEASVLLASYAVQAKYGDYDPNFHKPGFLAQDELLPKRVLMQYQMTPEMWEEKITAWYAEHRNIARDEAEMEYLKIAQDLDMYGVSYFSITQNKRDKELLLGVDAQGLHIYSPNSKLNPQKSFPWSGIRNISYSEKEFTIKPLDKKKDVFKFYSSQLRVNKLILQLCIGNHDLFMRRRKVDSIEVQQMKAQAKEEKARKKMERQILAREKQLREDAERAKEDMERRLFQLQDEARMANEALVRNLLRSEETADLLAEKAQIAEEEAKLLAHKAAEAEQERQRLEVTALKTKEEHRLMEQKMREAEQLAVKLVEQSERRSKEADHLKQDLNEAKDAERRAKQKLIEITKTTYPLIAAYSSPPPPPGPDSTEIQPDMAASYRLDFKDSDMKRLSMEIERERLEYMEKSKHLQDQLKELKSEIESLKLEEQQQQAGLYNLRGYAEPPYIPHSNRNSAYMTQMAFFEEV